From a region of the Janthinobacterium sp. 61 genome:
- a CDS encoding TonB-dependent receptor: MPLHPTTGAVRAALVLLLAVAGAGAGVPQAVLAAESSPAATVRDYSVPAGSLRDALSTFAIAAGINLSTQGTALDGLATPGLQGRHGVSAGLQKLLQGSGLEVTDGGNGNYLLRKINVSTADGGLDSMPAVVVSAEADRATEGTGLYTSRAMSTATGLNLSQRHTPQTVSVISRQQMEDFDLTTLQDVARATPGLYGKTQGVSDQETTYFARGFALSHVNVDGLPLDVTGFNERNVSADMLMYDRVEVVRGATGLMEGAGAPSGSINMIRKRPTATPLLNASAHLGSWKDRQLTVDASNALNESGSVRGRVAASWRDSDSFVDVVNNTNGTVYAIVEADLTPSTTAGIGFSRQHSRTDGVFVGLPTLPDGHHMDLPRSTFLNNADSFQKRDNNVVFADLETRLEKGWRSRFAVTRIDASSSTRNTTNSRVDGEAYLLEQSETGWKYNTQQVVADWRLSGPVTWFGRQHDVIVGASYRHDDSDAGQSWEGAGTRLFDLRQWNPRAYPMRGGPFEPYNWGRKTEEKGLYAAGNFSLADPLRLVLGGRFGWYAQDVTGWYATNATWRRDLTENAKFTPYAGLVYDLDQHHSVYASGTQIFQPQSVLDVKGNTLPPLSGTNLEAGIKGEYFGGRLNASGALFRIKQNNRAMADELNCPTGGAIYCARAAGQVQSEGIDLQLSGSPVPGWQIAGGYTYVLAKYTKDSVTANIGQRIATDEPKQLFKLYTTVQLSGSLARWNLGASVYAQDKIDRRDTAYLTQQGGYAIVGLTAAYRLSEQLQLRVSVDNVLDRRYYQGLGYSWSGGLERYGAPRSVLLSLNYKL; the protein is encoded by the coding sequence ATGCCGCTCCATCCCACCACCGGCGCCGTGCGCGCCGCGCTGGTCCTGCTCCTCGCCGTGGCAGGGGCCGGCGCCGGCGTGCCGCAGGCGGTGTTGGCTGCCGAGTCCAGCCCGGCCGCCACTGTGCGCGACTACAGCGTTCCTGCTGGCAGCCTGCGCGATGCGCTGTCCACGTTCGCCATCGCCGCAGGGATCAACCTGTCTACCCAGGGCACGGCGCTCGACGGCCTGGCGACGCCGGGCTTGCAGGGGCGCCATGGCGTCTCCGCCGGCCTGCAAAAACTGCTGCAGGGCAGCGGCCTGGAAGTGACGGATGGTGGCAATGGAAATTATCTTTTGCGCAAGATTAATGTCAGCACGGCCGACGGCGGCCTGGACAGCATGCCCGCCGTAGTCGTCAGCGCCGAGGCGGACCGTGCCACGGAAGGCACGGGTTTATATACCTCGCGCGCCATGTCGACGGCCACGGGCCTGAACCTGTCGCAGCGCCACACGCCGCAAACGGTGAGTGTCATTTCGCGCCAGCAAATGGAAGATTTCGACCTGACCACCTTGCAGGACGTGGCGCGCGCCACACCCGGCCTGTATGGCAAGACGCAGGGCGTATCCGACCAGGAAACCACGTATTTTGCGCGCGGTTTCGCCTTGAGCCACGTGAATGTCGATGGCTTGCCGCTCGATGTCACGGGTTTCAATGAACGCAACGTCTCGGCCGACATGCTGATGTATGACCGCGTGGAAGTGGTGCGCGGCGCCACGGGCCTGATGGAAGGGGCGGGCGCGCCGTCGGGCAGCATCAACATGATACGCAAGCGTCCCACGGCCACGCCATTGCTGAACGCGTCTGCCCACCTGGGCAGCTGGAAGGACCGGCAATTGACGGTGGATGCCAGCAATGCGCTGAATGAATCGGGCAGCGTGCGCGGCAGGGTGGCGGCCAGCTGGCGCGACAGTGACAGCTTTGTCGACGTGGTTAACAACACCAACGGCACCGTGTATGCGATCGTGGAAGCGGACCTGACGCCTTCGACCACGGCCGGCATCGGCTTTTCGCGCCAGCACAGCCGCACCGACGGCGTGTTCGTCGGCTTGCCGACCTTGCCCGACGGCCACCACATGGACTTGCCCCGCTCGACTTTCCTGAACAATGCCGATTCCTTCCAGAAACGCGACAACAACGTCGTCTTCGCGGACCTGGAAACGCGGCTGGAGAAGGGCTGGCGCAGCCGCTTCGCCGTCACGCGCATCGATGCCTCTTCATCGACGCGCAATACCACCAACAGCCGCGTCGATGGTGAAGCGTATTTGCTGGAACAGTCGGAAACGGGCTGGAAGTACAACACGCAACAAGTCGTGGCCGACTGGCGCTTGAGCGGCCCCGTCACCTGGTTCGGCCGCCAGCATGACGTCATCGTTGGCGCCAGCTACCGCCATGACGATTCGGATGCGGGCCAGAGCTGGGAAGGCGCCGGGACGCGCCTGTTCGATCTGCGCCAGTGGAATCCCCGTGCCTACCCGATGCGCGGCGGGCCGTTCGAGCCCTATAACTGGGGCCGCAAGACGGAGGAGAAGGGCCTGTATGCGGCCGGCAACTTCAGCCTGGCCGATCCGCTGCGCCTGGTGCTGGGCGGGCGCTTCGGCTGGTATGCGCAGGATGTCACGGGCTGGTATGCCACCAACGCCACATGGCGCCGCGACCTGACGGAAAACGCCAAGTTCACGCCGTATGCGGGCCTGGTCTACGACCTGGACCAGCATCATTCCGTGTATGCGAGCGGCACGCAGATCTTCCAGCCGCAAAGCGTACTCGATGTAAAGGGCAATACCTTGCCGCCTTTGAGCGGCACCAACCTGGAGGCGGGCATCAAGGGCGAGTATTTTGGCGGCAGGCTCAATGCCAGCGGCGCCTTGTTCCGCATCAAACAAAACAACCGCGCCATGGCCGACGAGCTCAATTGTCCCACGGGCGGCGCCATCTATTGCGCCCGAGCGGCAGGGCAGGTGCAGAGCGAAGGCATCGATCTGCAATTGTCGGGATCGCCTGTGCCGGGCTGGCAGATCGCGGGCGGTTACACCTATGTACTGGCCAAGTATACGAAAGACAGCGTGACGGCGAACATCGGCCAGCGCATCGCCACGGATGAGCCGAAGCAATTGTTCAAGCTGTACACGACTGTGCAGCTGAGCGGCAGCCTGGCGCGGTGGAATCTGGGCGCCTCCGTCTACGCGCAGGACAAGATTGACCGCCGCGACACGGCTTACCTGACGCAGCAGGGCGGCTACGCCATCGTCGGCCTGACGGCAGCCTACCGCCTGAGCGAGCAGCTGCAGTTGCGCGTGAGTGTCGATAACGTGCTGGACCGCCGCTATTACCAGGGCCTAGGCTATTCCTGGTCGGGCGGGCTGGAGCGTTACGGCGCGCCGCGCAGCGTGCTGCTGTCCTTGAACTACAAGCTGTAG
- a CDS encoding HD domain-containing phosphohydrolase: MTLHEEKPILLLVDDEATNLQVLRQILQDDYRLLYAKDGEKALELAQNNPVELILLDIMMPSMTGYEVCRQLKAMPATASIPVIFVTALCDVKDEADGFDAGAVDYITKPVSPPIVRARVRTHLSLVDAEELRRSRLQVIQTLGQAAEYKDNETGMHVIRMSYYARQLALAAGYSAGRAEDLLNAAPMHDVGKIGIPDAILQKPGKLDADEWNVMRRHAEIGAAIIGEHAGGLLKMARTIALTHHEKWDGSGYPHGLKGEEIPHEGRIVAIADVFDALTSERPYKPAWTVSDAIATMQRDSGTHFDPDLLALFVEHLPAMLEIKDKWREPA, translated from the coding sequence ATGACCTTACACGAAGAAAAACCGATCCTGCTGCTGGTGGACGACGAAGCGACAAATCTGCAGGTGCTGCGCCAGATCCTGCAGGACGATTACCGCCTGCTGTATGCCAAGGATGGCGAGAAGGCGCTGGAACTGGCGCAGAACAACCCCGTCGAACTGATCCTGCTCGACATCATGATGCCCTCCATGACGGGCTATGAAGTGTGCCGCCAGCTCAAAGCCATGCCGGCCACCGCGTCCATCCCCGTCATTTTCGTCACCGCCCTGTGCGACGTGAAGGATGAGGCGGACGGATTTGACGCCGGCGCCGTCGACTACATCACCAAACCGGTCAGCCCGCCCATCGTGCGCGCCCGCGTGCGCACGCATTTGTCGCTGGTGGACGCAGAGGAGTTGCGCCGCTCGCGCCTGCAGGTGATTCAGACCCTGGGCCAGGCGGCCGAATACAAGGATAACGAGACGGGCATGCACGTCATCCGCATGAGCTATTACGCGCGCCAGCTGGCGCTGGCGGCCGGCTACAGCGCGGGCAGGGCGGAAGACCTGCTCAACGCGGCGCCCATGCACGACGTGGGCAAGATCGGCATCCCCGACGCCATTTTGCAAAAGCCGGGCAAACTCGATGCGGACGAATGGAATGTCATGCGCCGCCATGCGGAAATCGGCGCGGCCATCATCGGCGAGCACGCGGGCGGCCTGTTGAAAATGGCGCGCACCATCGCCCTGACGCATCACGAGAAATGGGATGGCAGCGGCTATCCGCACGGCTTGAAAGGCGAGGAAATCCCCCACGAAGGACGCATCGTCGCCATCGCCGACGTCTTCGATGCGCTCACCAGCGAACGTCCGTACAAGCCTGCCTGGACGGTATCGGACGCGATCGCCACCATGCAGCGCGACAGCGGCACGCACTTCGACCCGGACCTGCTGGCGCTGTTTGTCGAACACTTGCCGGCCATGCTGGAGATCAAGGACAAGTGGCGCGAGCCGGCGTAG
- a CDS encoding triacylglycerol lipase: MRRLRLGALVCAAALLSGCAAVTVSAISPADYLQQRRGDILTTGKLSASASEVLRIIGSDISACVANTGSCRADLARSELLSDEQRLATLSELWLESALAEERQGGHASAELLAAWLESARYAYAYLFYTTRTPGQRAFEERQTQIRDYYNYAVQKAVGNLFRHRGEYRPDGHVIRVAGWQIDSELSALRLPEDGTLPEELLPATSLSFSGLRNVYRRDGFGADLVAVMPKPGASKGEYVPYEETRFPVVTALIRFDGNSLQEVLATQQLMVMLVDPTRSESTRMAGQELPVAANFTAGYGLWLARSGFGVQALRTLFGRADGISRPQVHLMQPYDPNKRTIVMLHGLASSPEAWINVANELMGDEQLRRRYQIWQVYYPSNAPLAANNAAIRQALQATLAQFDPSAKADAANDMVLIGHSMGGVLARLMVSDASNTLLDAITEEYNLKGKKAEKVRAGLAPYLNFTAMPQVNRAIFIAAPHRGTSFANHKVARWIANLVTLPITMLDQLSDAAGSLAQLDTGSSEPLRIPNSIDNLSDKDPFVRLVADLPISPKVRYYSIMGNDTPELPLAESSDGVVPYASAHLDGALSEKVIPSWHSVQESPQAILEIRRILRLPD, translated from the coding sequence ATGCGGCGACTGCGCCTGGGCGCCCTCGTGTGCGCCGCGGCGCTGCTGAGCGGCTGTGCCGCCGTCACCGTCAGCGCCATTTCTCCGGCCGACTACCTGCAGCAGCGGCGCGGCGACATCCTCACCACGGGAAAACTCAGTGCCTCGGCCAGCGAAGTGCTGCGCATCATCGGCAGCGACATCTCCGCCTGTGTAGCCAATACGGGCAGCTGCCGCGCCGACCTGGCCCGCTCCGAGCTGCTCAGCGACGAGCAGCGCCTGGCGACGCTCTCCGAATTGTGGCTGGAAAGCGCGCTGGCCGAAGAGAGGCAAGGTGGCCATGCCAGCGCCGAATTGCTGGCCGCCTGGCTGGAATCGGCCCGCTACGCCTATGCCTACCTGTTCTACACGACGCGCACACCGGGCCAGCGCGCCTTCGAGGAGCGGCAGACGCAAATCCGCGACTACTATAACTATGCCGTGCAAAAGGCCGTCGGCAACCTGTTCCGCCACCGCGGCGAATACCGTCCCGACGGCCATGTGATCCGCGTCGCCGGCTGGCAGATCGACAGCGAATTGTCGGCCCTGCGCCTGCCCGAGGACGGCACCCTGCCCGAAGAACTGCTGCCGGCCACCTCGCTGTCGTTTTCCGGCCTGCGCAATGTGTACCGGCGCGACGGCTTCGGCGCCGACCTCGTCGCCGTCATGCCCAAGCCAGGCGCATCGAAAGGCGAGTATGTGCCCTACGAGGAAACCCGCTTCCCCGTCGTCACGGCGCTGATCCGCTTCGACGGCAACAGCCTGCAGGAGGTATTGGCCACGCAGCAGTTGATGGTGATGCTGGTGGACCCGACGCGCAGCGAATCAACGCGCATGGCGGGCCAGGAATTGCCCGTCGCGGCCAATTTCACAGCCGGCTATGGCCTGTGGCTGGCCCGTTCCGGCTTCGGCGTGCAGGCGCTGCGCACCCTGTTCGGCCGCGCCGACGGCATTTCGCGCCCGCAGGTGCACCTGATGCAGCCCTACGACCCGAACAAGCGCACCATCGTCATGCTGCACGGCCTGGCCAGCAGTCCGGAAGCGTGGATCAATGTGGCAAATGAATTAATGGGCGACGAGCAGCTGCGCCGCCGCTACCAGATCTGGCAGGTGTACTACCCCAGCAATGCGCCGCTGGCGGCCAACAACGCCGCCATCCGCCAGGCACTGCAAGCCACGCTGGCGCAGTTCGACCCTTCGGCCAAGGCCGATGCCGCGAACGACATGGTCTTGATCGGCCACAGCATGGGCGGCGTGCTGGCGCGCCTGATGGTCTCGGACGCCAGCAACACCCTGCTCGACGCCATCACGGAAGAATACAATTTGAAGGGCAAGAAGGCGGAAAAAGTACGCGCCGGGCTGGCGCCCTATCTGAATTTCACGGCCATGCCGCAGGTAAACCGCGCCATCTTCATCGCCGCGCCGCACCGCGGCACCTCGTTCGCCAATCACAAGGTGGCGCGCTGGATCGCCAACCTCGTCACCTTGCCCATCACCATGCTGGACCAGTTGTCCGACGCGGCCGGCAGCCTGGCGCAGCTCGACACGGGCAGCAGCGAACCGCTGCGCATCCCCAACAGCATCGATAACCTCAGCGACAAGGACCCGTTCGTGCGCCTGGTGGCCGACCTGCCCATCAGCCCGAAAGTGCGCTACTACTCCATCATGGGCAACGATACGCCCGAGCTGCCGCTGGCGGAATCGAGCGATGGCGTAGTGCCCTACGCCAGCGCCCACCTCGACGGCGCGCTGTCGGAAAAAGTCATCCCCTCGTGGCACAGCGTGCAGGAAAGCCCGCAGGCGATCCTGGAAATACGGCGGATTTTGCGGCTGCCGGACTAG
- a CDS encoding PAS domain S-box protein encodes MFDVSDNTLAYIYGTHNAWLVLFSIGIAIFASFMALQIAGMARSSERGFQRQTAIITGAIALGGGIWSMHFIGMLAFDICTRVSFEPSMTLLSMLPGVAASWVALHLLARPRISWRQLVVGGVLVGLGIGSMHYSGMAAMQTSLTLHYQPWLFVLSLLVAVVMAMLALWIRFGLNALRQRLSPLAALLVSSVVMGLAISGMHYTGMLAARFSGTPTAGENTITVQASFVALAVALITVTLTVFVVAANGLLRYRQLLRHASASESRLRAIVDTAADGLITIDGQGQVRSFNPAAERLFGWREAEIVGRDASVLLQPADAAEYEGYLRDYLETGASRILDSGRELDGCHKDGAVLPMRVAIGKIDTPGQPLFVAFVTDMRSSRSMEQALKDSERQYRTLIRNIPGVSFHCSFGPEWKMIFISDAVFNLTGWMPQDFIEGRVSLFDLVHPDDRQRVNDTCVQAAGERRDFENVYRLIHRDGRERWVRESSGPVLDNDGVVRWIDGVILDITESELRNAEYEGKVTAISRAMAVIEFDLQGRILAANQNFLDLVGYQLDDVLGLHHSIFCEPGYVTSPDYIAFWQQLANGQFNTGEYKRIDKHGGEVWIQASYNPIFNTDGKPFKVVKLATDVSERRAMQENLRAAKDRAELAAESKTSFLANMSHEIRTPMNAIIGFTEVLLGTALDSLQRRHLGTVRQSARSLLELLNDILDTAKLEKGATELELVDFSLPDLVDHVAASLRVTAQARDLVLHVDVDPGMGQFFLGDARRVQQVLTNLIGNAVKFTEVGHVRVAVAMQGEQVHIAVHDTGIGIPADRLDKIFAPFTQADSSMSRRFGGTGLGTTISLQLVELMGGTITVESTLGVGSVFHVLLPLAPGKAVARRSEQPVVALPPLRILAADDVPQNVELLLISLGAAGHQVIAASDGESAVREFSKGSFDIVLMDVQMPRMDGLEATRLIRVYEREQGLKATPIIALTASVLEQDRRAAQTAGMNGFASKPLEMHKLTAEIARLLDIAVAMPPPAAGAAARAAAGQVDWQRGIALWGGREPLQRAITRFVQANGDCAAMLAAELERGGGSVAGHLLHRIKGAAGNLCLVQVESLLGRIEQAIARQLPATELLVQLAAAFMALAGELEAGAEAPLVSPVAMPAPAASAPLDAPAADALLRQAIASLEGGQLDDVLMAQIAAMLAPHGQQQRLQALASAIDDFEFARAAGVLRQLLAWLAAPAPADLS; translated from the coding sequence ATGTTTGATGTATCGGACAATACGCTTGCCTATATCTATGGCACGCACAATGCTTGGCTGGTGCTGTTTTCCATCGGCATCGCCATTTTCGCCTCCTTCATGGCCCTGCAGATCGCCGGCATGGCGCGCAGCAGCGAGCGGGGCTTCCAGCGCCAGACAGCCATCATCACGGGCGCCATCGCGCTCGGCGGCGGCATCTGGTCGATGCACTTCATTGGCATGCTGGCCTTCGACATCTGCACGCGCGTGTCCTTCGAGCCCAGCATGACCCTGCTGTCCATGCTGCCAGGCGTGGCCGCTTCGTGGGTGGCGCTGCACTTGCTGGCGCGCCCGCGCATCAGCTGGCGCCAGCTGGTGGTGGGCGGCGTGCTGGTGGGGCTGGGCATCGGCTCCATGCATTACAGCGGCATGGCCGCCATGCAAACTTCGCTGACCCTGCATTATCAACCGTGGCTGTTCGTCCTGTCGCTGCTGGTGGCCGTCGTCATGGCCATGCTGGCGCTGTGGATACGCTTCGGCCTGAATGCCTTGCGTCAGCGCCTCAGTCCGCTGGCGGCGCTGCTGGTCAGCAGTGTGGTGATGGGCCTGGCCATTTCCGGCATGCATTACACGGGCATGCTGGCGGCGCGCTTTTCCGGCACGCCCACGGCAGGCGAGAACACGATTACGGTACAAGCTTCGTTCGTAGCCCTGGCCGTGGCCCTGATCACCGTCACCCTGACCGTCTTCGTGGTGGCCGCGAACGGCTTGCTGCGCTACCGCCAGTTGCTGCGCCATGCCAGCGCCAGCGAGTCGCGCCTGCGCGCCATCGTCGATACGGCGGCCGATGGCCTGATCACCATCGATGGCCAGGGCCAGGTCCGTTCCTTCAATCCCGCCGCGGAACGCCTGTTTGGCTGGCGCGAAGCGGAGATCGTGGGGCGCGACGCCAGCGTGCTGCTGCAGCCGGCCGACGCCGCCGAGTACGAAGGCTATCTGCGCGACTATCTGGAAACGGGCGCCTCGCGCATCCTCGACAGTGGCCGGGAACTCGATGGTTGCCACAAGGATGGCGCCGTACTGCCCATGCGCGTGGCGATCGGCAAGATCGACACGCCGGGCCAACCCCTGTTCGTGGCTTTTGTCACGGATATGCGCTCCTCGCGCAGCATGGAGCAGGCGCTGAAGGACAGCGAGCGCCAGTACCGTACCCTGATCCGCAATATTCCCGGCGTGTCCTTCCATTGCAGCTTCGGACCCGAATGGAAGATGATTTTTATCAGCGATGCCGTCTTCAACCTGACAGGCTGGATGCCGCAGGACTTCATCGAAGGGCGGGTCAGCCTGTTCGACCTCGTGCATCCCGATGACCGCCAGCGCGTCAACGACACTTGCGTGCAGGCTGCCGGCGAACGGCGCGATTTCGAGAACGTCTATCGCCTGATCCACCGCGATGGGCGCGAGCGCTGGGTGCGCGAAAGCAGCGGCCCCGTGCTCGACAACGATGGCGTGGTGCGCTGGATCGACGGCGTCATCCTCGACATCACGGAAAGCGAATTGCGCAACGCCGAATACGAAGGCAAGGTGACGGCCATCTCGCGCGCGATGGCCGTCATCGAGTTCGACCTGCAGGGACGCATCCTGGCGGCGAACCAGAACTTCCTCGACCTGGTTGGCTACCAGCTCGACGACGTGCTGGGCCTGCACCACAGCATCTTCTGCGAACCGGGGTATGTCACCTCGCCGGACTACATTGCGTTCTGGCAGCAGCTGGCCAATGGCCAGTTCAACACGGGCGAGTACAAGCGCATCGACAAGCATGGCGGGGAAGTGTGGATACAGGCCTCGTACAACCCTATCTTCAACACGGACGGCAAGCCGTTCAAGGTGGTCAAGCTGGCCACCGACGTGAGCGAACGGCGCGCCATGCAGGAAAACCTGCGCGCGGCGAAAGACCGCGCCGAACTGGCCGCCGAATCGAAGACCAGCTTCCTGGCCAACATGAGCCATGAAATTCGCACGCCGATGAACGCCATCATCGGCTTTACGGAAGTGTTGCTGGGGACTGCCCTGGACAGCCTGCAGCGCCGCCATCTGGGCACGGTGCGCCAGTCGGCGCGTTCGCTGCTCGAACTGCTCAACGACATCCTCGACACGGCCAAGCTGGAAAAAGGCGCCACCGAGCTGGAACTGGTGGACTTTTCGCTGCCTGACCTGGTCGACCACGTGGCGGCCTCCCTGCGCGTCACGGCGCAGGCGCGCGACCTGGTGCTGCATGTGGATGTCGATCCGGGCATGGGCCAGTTCTTCCTGGGCGACGCGCGCCGGGTGCAGCAGGTGCTGACGAATCTGATCGGCAACGCCGTCAAGTTCACGGAAGTAGGCCATGTGCGCGTGGCCGTCGCCATGCAGGGCGAGCAGGTGCATATCGCCGTGCACGATACGGGCATCGGCATCCCCGCCGACCGCCTGGACAAGATCTTCGCCCCGTTCACGCAAGCCGATTCCTCGATGAGCCGACGCTTTGGCGGCACGGGCCTGGGCACGACGATTTCGCTGCAACTGGTCGAACTGATGGGGGGCACCATCACGGTGGAAAGCACCCTGGGCGTGGGCAGCGTGTTCCACGTGCTGCTGCCGCTGGCGCCGGGCAAGGCTGTGGCGCGCCGCAGCGAGCAGCCCGTGGTGGCCTTGCCGCCGCTGCGCATCCTGGCGGCCGACGACGTGCCGCAGAACGTGGAGCTGCTCCTGATCAGCCTGGGCGCGGCCGGCCACCAGGTGATCGCCGCCAGCGATGGCGAGAGCGCCGTGCGTGAATTCAGCAAGGGCAGCTTCGACATTGTCCTGATGGACGTGCAGATGCCGCGCATGGATGGCCTGGAAGCGACGCGCCTGATCCGTGTATACGAGCGCGAACAGGGCCTGAAGGCGACGCCCATCATCGCCCTGACGGCCAGTGTGCTGGAACAGGACCGGCGGGCCGCGCAGACGGCGGGCATGAACGGATTCGCCTCGAAGCCGCTGGAAATGCACAAGCTGACGGCGGAAATCGCCCGCCTGCTCGATATCGCCGTGGCCATGCCGCCGCCTGCGGCCGGCGCGGCGGCGCGTGCCGCCGCCGGCCAGGTGGACTGGCAGCGCGGCATCGCGCTGTGGGGCGGCCGCGAGCCCTTGCAGCGGGCTATTACCCGCTTCGTGCAGGCCAATGGCGATTGCGCCGCCATGCTGGCCGCAGAGCTGGAACGTGGCGGCGGCAGCGTGGCTGGCCACCTGCTGCACCGTATCAAGGGCGCGGCGGGCAACCTGTGCCTCGTGCAGGTGGAAAGCCTGCTGGGACGCATCGAGCAAGCGATCGCGCGCCAGCTGCCGGCGACCGAATTGCTGGTGCAGCTGGCGGCCGCCTTCATGGCGCTCGCCGGTGAGCTGGAGGCGGGCGCCGAGGCGCCTTTGGTGTCGCCCGTTGCCATGCCAGCGCCGGCTGCCAGCGCGCCGCTCGATGCGCCCGCCGCTGACGCCTTGCTGCGGCAAGCCATCGCCAGCCTGGAAGGCGGGCAGCTGGACGACGTCCTGATGGCGCAGATCGCCGCCATGCTGGCGCCGCACGGTCAGCAGCAGCGCCTGCAGGCGCTGGCCAGTGCCATTGACGACTTTGAATTTGCGCGTGCAGCAGGCGTGCTGCGCCAGTTGCTGGCGTGGCTGGCAGCACCGGCACCTGCCGACCTTTCCTGA
- a CDS encoding YdiY family protein, producing the protein MKSTHSLALALAMAITCGSAAAADTKQTMLFDEIPIGSWSTSAELGAITTSGNTVGTSVTGKIDARQELDDWSNQYIFSGYFKEDETTNDDGEKVRERSAERFSASAKAAYKLMADHEKLFVLASHVNDKFGAYTKYSTLAVGHGSRWYQSSDKSVDVEFGPGYFSGTNDTGESEHGLTVRGAAAMKWKISQSAMFTQTVSVERGTSNTHSIAETALSTKINGTMQMKAAFSARNDTRVPDDKKNTDTQTSLTLVYSF; encoded by the coding sequence ATGAAATCGACCCACTCTCTCGCACTGGCGCTGGCCATGGCCATCACCTGCGGCAGCGCCGCCGCTGCAGACACCAAACAAACCATGCTGTTCGATGAAATTCCCATCGGCAGCTGGAGCACCTCCGCCGAACTGGGCGCCATCACCACCTCGGGCAATACGGTCGGCACCTCGGTGACGGGCAAGATCGACGCGCGCCAGGAACTCGATGACTGGAGCAACCAGTACATCTTCAGCGGCTACTTCAAGGAAGACGAAACGACCAACGACGACGGCGAGAAAGTGCGCGAACGCTCGGCCGAACGCTTTTCCGCCTCCGCCAAGGCCGCCTACAAGCTGATGGCCGACCATGAAAAACTGTTCGTGCTGGCCTCGCACGTGAACGACAAGTTCGGCGCCTACACCAAGTACTCTACCCTGGCCGTCGGTCATGGCTCGCGCTGGTATCAGTCGAGCGACAAAAGCGTCGACGTGGAATTCGGTCCTGGCTATTTCAGCGGCACCAACGACACGGGCGAATCGGAGCACGGCCTGACGGTGCGCGGCGCGGCCGCCATGAAATGGAAAATCAGCCAGTCAGCGATGTTTACGCAAACGGTCAGCGTCGAACGGGGCACGTCGAACACCCACTCCATCGCCGAAACAGCCCTCAGCACGAAAATCAACGGCACCATGCAGATGAAGGCCGCCTTCAGCGCGCGTAACGACACACGCGTACCGGACGACAAGAAAAACACGGATACGCAGACGTCGCTGACCCTGGTCTACTCGTTCTGA
- a CDS encoding FecR domain-containing protein — MSANLTAIDPRAARAAAQWLVRLHGGALTPEEEQAFQAWRASDPAHESAWQRAELVCSTLGSVPPALRRTADAAPQSPQRRAVLYGLAGLIAAGPALWLASHSLPWQAWRATIRTARGEIRHMTLPDGTQLVLNTDTAIDVRFDGAARLVVLHAGELHVATAHDGAVPARPFFVRSSNGIVRALGTHFSVRLGGGVLAPRTQVAVSEGAVEIQPNEAPGALRRVDAGRQGSFDDDAVSALTPLAPHAAGWVQGVLIAERMPLGEVLAQVARYRYGVLRCDPACAAMPVDGIFQLNDPDNILLLLQRSLPIRLARRTRYWISVEAA; from the coding sequence GTGAGCGCCAACCTGACTGCCATCGATCCCCGCGCCGCCCGCGCGGCGGCGCAATGGCTGGTGCGCCTGCACGGGGGCGCCTTGACTCCAGAAGAGGAGCAAGCTTTCCAGGCCTGGCGCGCCAGCGACCCCGCGCACGAATCGGCGTGGCAGCGGGCCGAACTGGTGTGCAGCACCCTGGGCAGCGTGCCGCCCGCGCTGCGCCGGACGGCGGACGCGGCGCCGCAGTCGCCGCAGAGGCGCGCCGTGCTCTACGGCCTGGCCGGGCTGATCGCGGCCGGACCGGCATTGTGGCTGGCCAGCCATTCGCTACCATGGCAAGCGTGGCGTGCCACCATCCGCACGGCCAGGGGGGAAATCCGCCACATGACATTGCCGGATGGCACGCAACTGGTGCTCAATACGGACACGGCCATCGATGTGCGCTTTGACGGCGCGGCGCGGCTGGTGGTCTTGCATGCGGGCGAACTCCATGTCGCCACGGCGCACGACGGGGCGGTGCCCGCGCGCCCATTCTTCGTGCGCAGCAGCAATGGCATCGTGCGCGCGCTGGGCACGCACTTCAGCGTGCGCCTGGGTGGCGGCGTCCTGGCGCCGCGCACGCAGGTGGCTGTCAGCGAAGGCGCCGTCGAGATACAGCCAAATGAAGCTCCCGGTGCCTTGCGCAGGGTCGATGCGGGCCGGCAGGGCAGTTTCGATGATGATGCCGTTTCTGCCTTGACGCCGCTGGCGCCGCACGCTGCCGGCTGGGTGCAGGGCGTGCTGATCGCCGAGCGCATGCCGCTGGGCGAAGTGCTGGCGCAGGTGGCGCGCTATCGCTACGGCGTGCTGCGCTGCGATCCCGCGTGCGCTGCCATGCCCGTGGACGGCATCTTCCAGTTAAACGACCCGGACAACATCCTGCTCTTGCTGCAGCGCTCCTTGCCGATCCGGCTGGCGCGCCGCACGCGCTACTGGATCAGTGTCGAGGCGGCTTGA